The following are encoded together in the Bos taurus isolate L1 Dominette 01449 registration number 42190680 breed Hereford chromosome 10, ARS-UCD2.0, whole genome shotgun sequence genome:
- the PSMB5 gene encoding proteasome subunit beta type-5, translated as MALASVLERPLSVNRRGFFGLGGRADLLDLGPGSPSDGLSLAAPSWGVPEEPRIEILHGTTTLAFKFRHGVIVAADSRATAGAYIASQTVKKVIEINPYLLGTMAGGAADCSFWERLLARQCRIYELRNKERISVAAASKLLANMVYQYKGMGLSMGTMICGWDKRGPGLYYVDSEGNRISGATFSVGSGSVYAYGVMDRGYSYDLEVEEAYDLARRAIYQATYRDAYSGGSVSLYHVREDGWIRVSSDNVADLHDKYSGSTH; from the exons ATGGCGCTGGCCAGCGTGTTGGAGAGGCCGCTATCGGTGAACCGGCGCGGGTTTTTTGGACTCGGGGGTCGTGCGGATCTGCTGGACCTGGGTCCAGGCAGTCCCAGCGATGGGCTGAGCCTGGCCGCGCCCAGCTGGGGTGTCCCAGAGGAGCCAAGAATTGAAATACTTCATGGAACCACCACCCTGGCCTTCAAG TTTCGCCATGGAGTCATTGTTGCAGCAGATTCCCGGGCCACAGCCGGTGCCTACATCGCctcccagacagtaaagaaggtGATAGAGATCAACCCCTACCTGCTGGGCACCATGGCTGGGGGTGCAGCGGATTGCAGCTTCTGGGAGAGGCTGTTGGCTCGGCAATGTCGAATCTATGAGCTTCGAAACAAGGAACGCATCTCCGTAGCAGCTGCCTCCAAGCTGCTTGCCAACATGGTGTATCAGTATAAAGGCATGGGGCTCTCCATGGGCACCATGATCTGTGGCTGGGATAAGAGGGGCCCTG GCCTCTACTACGTGGACAGTGAAGGAAACCGGATCTCAGGGGCCACCTTCTCTGTAGGTTCTGGCTCTGTATATGCTTACGGGGTCATGGATCGGGGTTACTCCTATGACCTGGAGGTGGAGGAGGCCTATGATCTGGCCCGTCGAGCCATCTACCAAGCCACCTACAGAGATGCCTACTCAGGAGGTTCCGTCAGCCTCTACCATGTCAGGGAGGATGGCTGGATCCGGGTCTCCAGTGACAATGTCGCTGATCTACATGACAAGTATAGTGGATCTACCCACTGA
- the PSMB11 gene encoding proteasome subunit beta type-11 isoform X1 → MALQDVCKWQAPDTQETSPHLPQAGSWAVPRGWDPQAFLQTHGPRLAHGTTTLAFRFRHGVIAAADTRSSCGNYVECPASRKVIPVHQHLLGTTSGTSADCVTWYRVLQRELRLRALREGQLPSVAGAAKLLSVMMSRYRGLDLCVATALCGWDRSGPALFYVYSDGTCLQGNIFSVGSGSPYAYGVLDRGYRYDMSTQEAYALARCAVAHATRRDAYSGGSVDLFHVRESGWEYVSRHDAWVLYSELQKLPGPEKEWEEEATPDRAGEGREPSVGLAPGDLKVPTERL, encoded by the coding sequence ATGGCTCTGCAAGATGTGTGCAAGTGGCAGGCCCCCGACACCCAGGAAACGTCCCCTCACCTGCCTCAGGCTGGCAGCTGGGCTGTGCCCCGAGGCTGGGACCCTCAAGCCTTCCTGCAGACCCACGGCCCCAGGCTGGCACATGGTACCACCACCCTGGCCTTCCGCTTCCGTCATGGAGTCATCGCTGCGGCCGACACGCGGTCCTCCTGTGGCAACTACGTGGAGTGTCCAGCCTCACGCAAggtcatccctgtgcaccagcaTCTCCTGGGCACCACCTCTGGCACCTCGGCTGACTGTGTCACGTGGTACCGGGTGCTGCAGCGGGAGCTGCGACTGCGGGCACTGAGGGAGGGGCAGCTGCCCAGCGTGGCCGGTGCTGCCAAACTTTTATCAGTCATGATGTCGCGCTACAGGGGGCTGGATCTGTGCGTGGCCACGGCCCTGTGTGGCTGGGACCGCTCTGGCCCTGCCCTCTTCTATGTCTATAGCGATGGCACCTGCCTGCAGGGGAACATCTTTTCGGTGGGCTCTGGGTCTCCCTACGCCTATGGAGTGCTAGATCGCGGCTACCGCTACGACATGAGCACCCAGGAAGCCTACGCCCTGGCCCGCTGTGCTGTGGCCCATGCTACCCGCCGCGATGCCTACTCTGGGGGTTCCGTGGACCTCTTCCACGTGCGGGAGAGTGGATGGGAGTATGTGTCCCGCCATGATGCCTGGGTGCTGTACTCGGAACTGCAGAAGCTTCCAGGGCCAGAGAAGGAATGGGAGGAGGAGGCCACCCCCGACAGAGCTGGCGAAGGCAGAGAACCATCTGTGGGGCTGGCACCTGGGGACTTGAAGGTGCCCACAGAGAGGCTGTGA